The genomic region GGTGCATGGCCGGCCAAAGATGCCGGGCCTTCGGGAAGGCGATTCTGAGAAGGGCCAGATCATTGTCTTCCCAGCCGAACGAAGGCGAGCGGAGGGTGGCGGCAAGGGGTATATCATTCAGCGTATTGTCCAGGGTGCGGATGAGATTCAGCGCCGTGTCGATTTCATCGGTTTGGAAGAATCCCGCCCCCCGGCCGACGATCGCGGGGATCCCTTCGCGGCGGAAGATTTTCAGGAATGTCTGCCCCCAGCCCGTGCCCGGACTGCGCATGAGAACGGCGATATCTCCCCAGCGGGTTTCGCGCCAGATTTTCTTTTCCGGATCCCAAATCCGGCGTCTTTCCAGATTCACCAGCTCCTTTATCCGGCGGGCGATCAGCAGCGCCTCGCGTTCCGGTCCGCTGCGAGGCCGGATGGGCGGATCCTCTTTATCGCCGTTCACGCCCTCATTCTGCGCCTCGCCGCGCGGCGGTGGGACAATCATATGAAGTTCTACAAGTGGATCCTCGGGTGGATTCTCCGGCGGACCCGCTGATGATTCTCCCGGCGGATGGATTCCGAGCCGTTCGTACCGGATTCCCGGGTTGAGCGCCTGCCCTTTCCAGGGAGCGCCCAGGGTTGTTTTGTTAAAGAGATGGCTGAAGAGCGTATTCACAAAATCCAGAACCGGCGGCCGGGATCGGAAGGAATCGTTGATCTGAATCGAGGTGTTCTCTTCGATGAGCCGGCTGAAGATCTCGGGCGCCGATTGGCGGAATTGATAAATGCACTGCTTCAGATCGCCGACGAGAAACTGGATCCGGCCGCGCGTCAGGCGATTGATGATCCTCGCTTGCAGGGGATTGATATCCTGAAACTCGTCAACGAGAACATGATCGAAACGGCGCGCCGGATCGAGTCCCATGCGCCGCTCATCATCCAGCAGACGGGCCGCGCGCAGCTCAAGATCAGCGAAGTCGAGAATCCCGCGCCGGGTTTTTACACAATCGTATTGCTTCATGATCTCACGAAGCACATCGGAGAGCAGGGCGCTGAAGCGTGCGATTTTTTTCTCCTGCTCCAAAAGATCTGCAGGCGCCGCCGGCAGCCAGGCGAAAGCGCTCTTTTCTATCGCTCTTTTGAACGCCTCCTTTTTATCCTTCGCCGCGGGGGAGAGATTCCTGGTGTTCGGGAGGCGGGCTTTCCACCCCGCTTCGGCGACGGCGCACCCGGTTGAAAGGAGGACATCGCGCAGACGCCACAAATCCTCAAAGGAATCATCCGGCTCCGGGAGCGCGGCCAGGCCGGCCGCGGCCTCCTGAAGCTCAATCGACTTCGGGGTCAACTTTGCTTCATTCCGCAGCTGTTCCGCCAACTCCCGTCCCGTCCGCCGGATCCATTCCAGGTCCCCGACGGCGAGCCCGCGATAAAGGCCGCGATAATAGACAGGGTCTCCTCTGCCATAGAGATCCAGAACCGCCCCGGGATCTTCGGAAGCGCGGACCGTATGAAGGAGTTTTTGTAAAAGGCCGTGAATACCGTCATCACGGGCCGGGCAGAGGTCCGCCAGCCGGGCGAAGAGCGCGCCGTGCTCATCTTCGTAACGGCGGTCGACCACCTCGCGTATCGTCTCGCTCAGCAAAAGGTCGCGCGCCGTCTCATCGAGGAGGTGGAAGCCCGGGTCGATGCCCGCCGTCACAGCCGATTCGCGGAGAAGCCGTGAACAGAAGCTGTGAATTGTGGAGATATAGGCGCGGGGAAGCAGCGGCAGTACGGCCCGCAGGACGGGATCATCGGCCTGCGCCACCTCTTTGTACAATCGGTCCCGAAGCTGGTCGGCCGCCTTGCGTGTGAAGGTTATGACGAGGAGCCGATGCGGATGGGTGCCGGTGCGGAGAATCTGCAGGGCATGCTCGACCAATACGGCGGTTTTTCCGGTTCCCGCCCCGGCCGTCACGAGAAGGTTCCGGTCCAGGACCTCGATGGCGAATCGCTGGGCATCGGTCCATTTCTCACTCATGATCCGCCTCCGGAGGCATTGCGGGTTCCGGGTGGCGATGCCGGATGGGGCTGCGCAGCGGATCGAAACGGCAGAGCGAGCGGGCCTCGCAATACTGGCAGGGCTTTGGATCGCCTTGGCTGGCGATGCCGTAGGGAACGGCTCCGATTTCCCCGTCCAGGATCCGCCCGCCGAATTGGGCTGTATAAGCGCGCGTCAGGTTTAACAACTGGGTCATCTCTTCGGCGCCGAGGCCCGTTTTTCCGCCGCGGCTCAGGCCGTGAACAAAGCAATGGCGCGGATCATAAGCTTCCGCCTCTTCGTCGAGAATGACACCCCGCTGGCGGATATCGAGCGGATTCTCCGGATCCCCCTGTTTCTCCTCACCGATCGGTCCGGGAAGGATCCCCACATAGAATGCGCCGGCCGGTCTGAGTTCGAAAACCTCCTGAAGGGCCAGCATATACAATCCGGCCTGCAGTTTTTCGCCTCTTTCCAGAACGGTCCGGATGGTCTCATGTTGGCGGCCCGTTTTGTAATCAAGCACGACGGCCCGCCTGCCGGCCTGGGTGTCGAGCCGGTCGATCCGTCCCCTTAACTCGATCGATCGTCCGCCCGCCGCGCGGATGACAAGGGCCGGCTTGCCGCCCTCTTCCTGTGGAAAACCAAAGGCCGCTTCGGCCAGCAACGGCTTGTACAAAGATTCGGCGAGCCGGTGCGCCTCGGCCCGGGCGTAATGGGTCAGGCCCCGCCGCCCGCGGTCCCACTGATAGCGGGATGGGGCGTCGAGGGTGAAGGCGAGGAACTCCTGCGAATCCCGCAGGGTCTTGAAAATGCGCGACAGCAGTTCCTCGACATTATTGGGATCCGGGGTGGCGCCGGGACGGCCGAAGAGGATTTCCAGGGCTTTATGCAGGGCGTTGCCCGTGTCACGCGGACGGGGCACCGCTTCAGGACGGGGTTCGATTCTCAAAATCTTGCGGACAAAGAGTTGATAGGGACAGCGGGCGAAGGTTTCCAATCCGCTGGCGGAGGTCTTAAGCTTTGAGCCGGGATAAAGCAGGGAGAGGATCTCACGATCAAGTTTCCAGGGGCGTTGATAGATGAGGGACCGGCGTAGAATTTCAAAGGACTGCGGATGGGACGATGCGCCGGCGCAGAATTCATTGTACAAGCGATCGAGATTCATGGGCGCCGATCCCATTACCGCGCGGGCTGATCCGGCCGCCGCGCCAACCTGTGGCGGCATCATTCCCGCTGTTGGCGCCGCTTCTCCCGCCTCCTCCGCTTCGATCCGCTCAGAAAGGCCGCTCCCCACCAAGGTTGTCAGCTCCTCTAATGTCTGCGGGTCGAGGATCTCTCCATCACCGCCGGGAGAAGCGATTTTCAAGCCCAGCCTCCGGGCCAGGCCGGTCAGGTAGGGCGAGGCATGCAGCGAATCCCCGGTCGCCGTCGCCGCCGGATAGGTCAGGCAGAGCCGTTCGCGGGCGCGTGTCAGGGCGATATAAACGAGATAGGCCTCTTCATCCTGGCGCGCCTGCGGGGAAGGGCCCATGGACAAGCCTTTCCGGGCGAGATCCGCCTCTTCATCCTCCGAAAAGAGCGGCCGGTCGGACACGGTGCGCGGTACGGCTTCCGCCGTAAATCCGCCGAGAATGGCGGCCCGCGCCTCATTCACGCGGCTGCGTTGAAAATCCCCGATCGTGACCGCATCAAGCGACTGCGGTGTCCGCCCGAGGCGCAAGGCCTGCAAACCTTCCCGGAGGAGGGCAGAGAAAAGGGCCGGCGTGACGGGAACATCGCCCATAAGGCGGACGCCTTCTTCAAGAAAGGCCGCGGTGCGGTCGACGACCTGACGCGCCAAAATCTTTTCTGCGGGCGTTTCCCCGGCATGAGGCCGGTCTTCATTGTATAACTCACCATTGCGCCGCTTCTTATTGTACAACGTTTCGATGAGGTTTAATTGATCAACCAGCTCAGTGAGACCGGAAGCCGCCTCGCGAAAAGGAATCGTCTCCTGACTCCAGCGTTTCTCGTAATCCTCAACCCGCAGCAGGATCTCTTCACGCACCCGGTTCCCCAAATCGCACTGTATTCTTTGAATCTCAAGTTCCTGCTCGACGGATTCATAGCGCCGCTCTTCATCATCCGGCTCTTCGATCTCCTCTGTTTCGTCCGGATTATCCTCCTCAACGCGGCGGCGGCGCGGCAGGATCATGGCCTCCCAGGGCTTGGCGGTCCAGCGATGGAACTCGATGCCGTACTGCAGCGAAAGATTTTCGACGAGATCGGCCTCGAAAGGCGTCATCTCCAGC from Candidatus Eisenbacteria bacterium harbors:
- a CDS encoding UvrD-helicase domain-containing protein; translation: MSEKWTDAQRFAIEVLDRNLLVTAGAGTGKTAVLVEHALQILRTGTHPHRLLVITFTRKAADQLRDRLYKEVAQADDPVLRAVLPLLPRAYISTIHSFCSRLLRESAVTAGIDPGFHLLDETARDLLLSETIREVVDRRYEDEHGALFARLADLCPARDDGIHGLLQKLLHTVRASEDPGAVLDLYGRGDPVYYRGLYRGLAVGDLEWIRRTGRELAEQLRNEAKLTPKSIELQEAAAGLAALPEPDDSFEDLWRLRDVLLSTGCAVAEAGWKARLPNTRNLSPAAKDKKEAFKRAIEKSAFAWLPAAPADLLEQEKKIARFSALLSDVLREIMKQYDCVKTRRGILDFADLELRAARLLDDERRMGLDPARRFDHVLVDEFQDINPLQARIINRLTRGRIQFLVGDLKQCIYQFRQSAPEIFSRLIEENTSIQINDSFRSRPPVLDFVNTLFSHLFNKTTLGAPWKGQALNPGIRYERLGIHPPGESSAGPPENPPEDPLVELHMIVPPPRGEAQNEGVNGDKEDPPIRPRSGPEREALLIARRIKELVNLERRRIWDPEKKIWRETRWGDIAVLMRSPGTGWGQTFLKIFRREGIPAIVGRGAGFFQTDEIDTALNLIRTLDNTLNDIPLAATLRSPSFGWEDNDLALLRIAFPKARHLWPAMHRLVDGDEKSHSPTNSPRKAMAAKVERKLVGKEGKLPPQARDRLAGLCRVAVMKLRDWRGRLGRDELGIVVAGILQEAGLPAVMGTRSQGRLRQANLQKLVDLVQSYTIDHGHSLTGLLSWLDAVQVEAGELPQTPGAAEEGDTVRILSVHMAKGLEFPVVFVAQLGRRLQGRRDGAPLVATAHGLGMDILEPDSFVKLPTVAHRALKEIEKRRSTYEEMRILYVALTRAREQLILVGSPISDKHLDQPEPLPLSPEALSNPAGNSALTGWILPVLLGAPVDVDRRLTFTTEIDRLFPAQPANPLPSPTRERIRRREALPSRTEGDPSDQEREERWKSAIQTVYDAPWLHNVQGRYWVTELKQKADEWRRREAWEEGAALPFADQDTTGVWPPTFIKPAGEAPAAGRNDKDRDIAPRHLGSDIHTILEQLDLDQLARTLALDGAITNETLAGPVQEIVQQHHLGSRILDEDLLDWLTSFYNSEQGLSLLRAWNKNPSDVHRETSFTLKLNLFELQTILGPRMPDLFGLPARSWPDVPEEILRKEWTMLQGQIDLLWPDTSGDWNLLDYKSDLIKNDDELTRRVQTYTLQINLYELAARKLWGAEKIHSYLHFVRLGRAVEVTAEGSAGKK
- a CDS encoding PD-(D/E)XK nuclease family protein, which gives rise to MPVEFLIGPAGSGKTARCLDTLRQREREGRATIFLVPEQFTYTADRLLLSGDLEGSRHVRILSFNRLTHLLEAAGDPFPKTVEPGGREMLLRLVMERVSAENLGPLASQKGKEGFIRVLATTIRDLRGHARDPEQPLAQRLISFDVTDDPTGEGSTLQKLRGLGRILEAYEQLLAEQGLRDPEDRLDMAVERIEESGALVSGKEIVVDGFMSFTAPEIRMLCTLAQKASRLVVALCLDPADLKIYREEAAAAEAMGLYPETGFPSLVYRKLNRPIFSPTARTFLILEEALREIGGAPALVPLPGRPRFLKNDLERVEREAIGPGQPGITLGDTEAVIEAVAAVHPADEVLHWARRIDRWIRLGDLPRGPNAAPPRYRDVVILVQEPEGYIGLLREIFPRYNIPFFLDIPIDITSHPFPAALLSILAVIERRWSRDAVMSLLRSPLLEMTPFEADLVENLSLQYGIEFHRWTAKPWEAMILPRRRRVEEDNPDETEEIEEPDDEERRYESVEQELEIQRIQCDLGNRVREEILLRVEDYEKRWSQETIPFREAASGLTELVDQLNLIETLYNKKRRNGELYNEDRPHAGETPAEKILARQVVDRTAAFLEEGVRLMGDVPVTPALFSALLREGLQALRLGRTPQSLDAVTIGDFQRSRVNEARAAILGGFTAEAVPRTVSDRPLFSEDEEADLARKGLSMGPSPQARQDEEAYLVYIALTRARERLCLTYPAATATGDSLHASPYLTGLARRLGLKIASPGGDGEILDPQTLEELTTLVGSGLSERIEAEEAGEAAPTAGMMPPQVGAAAGSARAVMGSAPMNLDRLYNEFCAGASSHPQSFEILRRSLIYQRPWKLDREILSLLYPGSKLKTSASGLETFARCPYQLFVRKILRIEPRPEAVPRPRDTGNALHKALEILFGRPGATPDPNNVEELLSRIFKTLRDSQEFLAFTLDAPSRYQWDRGRRGLTHYARAEAHRLAESLYKPLLAEAAFGFPQEEGGKPALVIRAAGGRSIELRGRIDRLDTQAGRRAVVLDYKTGRQHETIRTVLERGEKLQAGLYMLALQEVFELRPAGAFYVGILPGPIGEEKQGDPENPLDIRQRGVILDEEAEAYDPRHCFVHGLSRGGKTGLGAEEMTQLLNLTRAYTAQFGGRILDGEIGAVPYGIASQGDPKPCQYCEARSLCRFDPLRSPIRHRHPEPAMPPEADHE